The following are from one region of the Halarcobacter sp. genome:
- a CDS encoding HAD-IIA family hydrolase, with protein sequence MYKILKDIDFIIFDLDGVFYREDENILGTKEIIDYLNSNGIEYCFFTNNSNYKTKRYKEKLLKGAVDVNENKIYTTTKLIEHYLFENCANDIYVLGSTQLQESLYTKYQKNTTSPEFIIIGMDNNITLKAISNTINLIGENTQIIAANPDKLIPLKDRFELECGVINSIISEFTNKEIKIIGKPNSYGYETILNKFNKKKEKTMMIGDTYDTDILGAKNSKINPAWIKTGNDLPKYVVKKDFMIFDSLIDLKEKLEKAKRN encoded by the coding sequence TTTTATAGGGAAGATGAAAATATATTAGGTACAAAAGAGATTATAGATTATCTAAATTCAAATGGTATTGAATACTGCTTTTTTACAAATAATTCAAACTATAAAACAAAAAGATACAAAGAGAAACTTTTAAAAGGTGCTGTAGATGTTAATGAAAATAAAATCTATACTACAACAAAACTAATTGAGCATTATCTATTTGAAAATTGTGCAAATGATATATATGTATTAGGTAGTACTCAACTTCAAGAGAGTTTATATACTAAATATCAAAAAAACACAACTTCACCAGAATTTATTATAATTGGTATGGATAATAATATTACATTAAAAGCTATATCAAATACAATAAATCTAATAGGAGAAAATACACAAATAATTGCTGCAAATCCAGATAAGTTGATACCACTAAAAGATAGATTTGAATTAGAATGTGGGGTTATAAATAGTATTATTTCTGAATTTACAAACAAAGAGATAAAAATTATAGGAAAACCAAACTCTTATGGGTATGAAACTATTTTAAATAAGTTTAATAAAAAGAAAGAAAAAACTATGATGATTGGTGATACTTATGATACAGATATTTTAGGAGCAAAAAATTCTAAAATAAATCCTGCTTGGATAAAAACAGGTAATGATTTACCAAAATATGTTGTAAAAAAAGATTTTATGATTTTTGATTCGTTAATAGATTTAAAAGAAAAGTTAGAAAAAGCAAAGAGGAATTAA